Genomic window (Acidobacteriota bacterium):
GAGGAGGATCGTCAGAAATTCGCGGAGCGAGTGTTCATCATCGATGACCAGGATGTGACCACGACTCACGCCGCCTCCTTGTCCAACGGCAGCTCAACGGTGACCGTGGTGCCGGAACCTGGGGAGCTGTCGATGGAAATCGTGCCGTTGTGCTCCGCCACCGCGGAGTAGACTACCGCGAGACCGAGGCCGGTACCACCGGGACGGGTGGTGACGAACGGTTCGAAGGCCTGGCGCCTGATTTCTTCGGTCATTCCTACGCCTGTATCCCGCCACTTCATGACGACGCGACCGCCCTCTCTGAAGGCGGATATCTCCAGTTCTCCGCCATCCGGCATCGCTTGCAGCGCGTTGCGGGACAGATTCCAGAACACCTGTCGGAGGAGGTGTTCCTCGCCGCGAAGCACGAGATCGTCGGGAACGTTCAACCGTAACAGCTGATCATCCCGCTGCTCGTCTGAGCGTTCGAGGAGGTTGATACAGTCGCGCAACATCGCTCCGAGATTGCAGGGGCCGAAGGTGGCGGCGCCGGATCTGGTGTACTCGAGGAAGCCGTCGAGAATGCCCGACAGGCGGCGAGATTCGTCAACCAGAATGTGGAGCAGCCTTTGGTTGTTCTCGTCGAGGCTGCCGGCGGAGGCCAAGACCTGGGCCGAACCCGAAATCGACGCCAGCGGATTCTTGATTTCGTGCGCCATCCGCGCCGCCATCTCGCCGACCGCCGCCATCCGCTCCTGCATCCTTTGTTTCTCCGCCTCGACCTTGATCTCCGAAAGATCCTGGAATGTGACGATGAATCCGACGACACTGCCGGTTTCATCGGCCAGCGGACCGATCGTCATTCCGAGCCGGAGACCGTTGGAGGCGGCGGTTCCTTCGAGGCGCATCACGCTCCGGTCGAGGGCCCGGGTCTTGAGCAGAGCCCAATCCTGTTCGTCGAGAATGATCACATCCTCGATCACTGCGTCGAGGATCGTATCGCTGTCGGAGACATTGAGGATACGAGCACCCGCTGGGTTGAGATGCAGCAGCTTGCCGTTCAGGTCGGTGGCGGCGATACCGGCTCCCACCGACCGCACGACGTGGTCGGTCAGGGCAACGAACCGCTTCGTCCGTTCGGTCTCTTCCTGGAGACGACTGTGAGCGCTGCGAAGTGACTCGCCGAGGTAGGAAACCAGGAGCGCGACCAGGACGAACCCGACGATGTTGGTGAGCAGCTGGATCAGGACGCGCGACGTCGGGACTGCTATCTGAATGCCGGTCAGGTTTTCGGGGACCGGCAGCACCTCGAAGACCATGAGGTCTACGAGAAGACCGTAGGCCACCGCCGAGATACCGGCGAAAATCAACCCGCCGCCTCGCATCATGACCGCGGCGACCGCAATCACGGTCAGATAGAGAAACGAGAATGGCGAATAGGGCCCACCGGTGAAATAGACGATCCCGGTGACAACGGCGATGTCCCCGAGCAGCTGAATCCAGATTTGGACTCGAGGAGAGATCTTGCGTGCGTAGAGGATCAGGTAGAAAAGGGAGAGGCTGTAGCTGAATAGGATCAGACCGTAGAAGTTCCTCAACGGAAGGATTTTCTCGCTGTTGGCCTGAATCAGCAGGATGCCGAAGAAGAGGGTGGAGATCACCACCAACCGCAGGCCCATGAGCCATCGGAGGGCCTTCTGGGACGGCAGCTGCGGTCGTGTCACCGCGGTGACGGCCCCGGATTCTGCGGTCCTATCCTGCATTATTCATGACTCTTCTGCTGCAAGGCGCGATCCAGTGCGCGTGGCGGCGCTTTCTCGATTCGCTCGCTCGACGTACCGCAAGTACGCCTCCGCTCGCTCATCTTCCAAGATCGGCGCCACGCTTGCGCCTCCCGCCTTTCGCCACGAAACCTCATGAATGATGCGGGCCAGCCTGCATATCTCACCGGGTTTCGTGACGAGGTCGTTGAGACGCTGTGACCAGCTGAGTTTTCGATTCCCCGGGCGCGGAGGCGTACCTGACGGTACGTCGAGCACCCGGAGATGAGAAAGCACAGCTGGGTGCGGCGGCTCGTCGGCCGCAGTAGACAGCTGGTGAGATATGCAGGCTAGACGACCGCTCGTTCATCAGCCGATCTGGCTGATCAACGAGAACATCGGCAGGTACATGGCAACCACGATCGTGCCGATGACTACGCCGAGAAAGGCGATAATCACTGGCTCGATCAGCGCCATCATGCCCTCGACGGCCGCGTCGACCTCGTCTTCGTAGAAATCGGCGATCTTGGAGAGCATCGTGTCCATCGCACCTGTCTGCTCGCCAACCCCGATCATCTGGCAGACCATCGGCGGGAACTGTTCGGATCGGGTGAGCGGTTCGGCGAGAGTCTTACCCTCTTCGACCTCTTTCCGCACCTGCAAGAGTGCTTCCTCGATGACCGCGTTGCCCGCGGTTCGAGCGGTGATTTCGAGTGACTCGAGGATGGCAACACCCGAGCTCAACAGGGTGCCCAGCGTGCGGCAGAATCGTGCAACCGAGATTTTGCGGAGCAGGATGCCAATGACTGGTGCCTTGAGAAGAAGCTTGTCGATCTGGTAGCGCCCCGCGTCAGTCTGGTAATACTGACGAAGCGCAAACACGCCGCCGACTACGACCAGGATGATCAACCACCAGAAGTTCCCGATGAAGTTCGAAATATTGACGACGACCTGAGTCAGGAACGGGAGCTGGCCGCCTAGGCCTTCGAACAGAGCGGCGAAGACCGGGATGACCTTCCACAAGATGACGTAGACAACGATCACAGCAATCGTTATGACCGAAACCGGGTAAACCAGGGCCGACTTGACCTGGCTCTTGAGCTTGACCGTCTTTTCGATGTAAGTGGCGAGACGCTGAAGAATGGTGTCGAGAATACCGCCCGCCTCACCTGCGGCAACCATGTTGACATAGAGGTCGTCGAATGCCTGAGGATGCTTGCGCATCGCTTCGGCAAGTGACGAGCCGCCCTCTACGTCCTGGCGGACCTGGAGGATGATCTTCTGGAAGGCCTTGTTTTCCTGTTGCTGACCGAGGATGTCGAGACACTGCACCAGCGGAAGGCCGGCATCGATCATCACCGAGAACTGGCGCGTGAAAACCGCGATGTCCTTGGATTTGACGCCGCCACCGAACTTCGGCAAAGCGATTTCCTTGCCTTTTTCCTTGACTGTCGTAACGACAATCTGCTGTCGACGGAGTGCGGCGATGACCGCTTCCTTGCTATCGCCGATGAGCACACCAGTCTGTGTCGTGCCGTTGCGATCGCGGCCCTTCCACTCGTAACTGGGCATCTCAGCTCCTCCTTGCCCGCCGCGCTTCCGGGGTTGGGCTGGTTGTTCCGACACCGCGGTTGATCATGTCCTGCAGTTCATCCGGATACGAGCTGTAGGCGAGCGCTGTCTGCAGCGAGATCATCCGCCTGTGATAGAGAGTCGCGAGTCCCTGGTTGAAGGTCTGCATACCGTGCTTGACCTGACCAGCCTGCATCATCGAGTAAATCTGGTGGACCTTGTCCTCGCGGATCAGGTTGCGGATCGCCGAGCTCGGTATCAAGATTTCGCAGCACAGACACCGACCCTTTCCGGACGCGCGACGCAGCAACGACTGACAGATGATTCCCTCGAGCACGAAGCTGAGCTGGGCGCGAATCTGAGATTGCTGATGCTCCGGAAATACATCCACGATACGGTTGATCGTCTGTGGCGCCGAATTCGTGTGGAGAGTGGCGAAGGTGAGGTGGCCGGTCTCGGCGATCCGGAGTGCGGACTCAATCGTCTCGAGGTCGCGCATCTCACCGATCAGCACGACGTCAGGGTCTTCGCGAAGGACGGATCGCAGAGCATTCGGAAAGGAATGGGTGTCGGCGTGCAGCTCACGCTGGTTCACCATGCATTTCTTGTGCGAGTGGAGGTACTCGACTGGATCCTCGATAGTCAAAATATGATGTGATTTCTCTCGGTTGATCTTGTCGATCATCGCGGCCAGAGTTGTCGATTTTCCAGAGCCGGTTGGGCCTGTGACGAGGACCAAACCGCGAGGCTTGTTGCACAATGCCTCGACTGAGGGCGGCAGGCCGAGCTCGCGGAAGCCGAGGATCTCATACGGAATGCGACGAAACGCTCCGGCGACGGCGCCGCGCTGCATGAAGACGTTGGCCCGGAATCGCGCAAGGCCTTTGACGCCAAAAGAGATATCGAGCTCGAGGTTTTCCTCGAAACGGTGCTTCTGCGCGTCGGTGAGGACCGAATAGGCGAGCTTCTTGGTGTCGACAGCGCTCATTGGTGGGTGTGAAAGCGTCACGAGGGCTCCGTCCACCCTGATCAGGGGAGGAGAGTTGGTCGTGATGTGGAGATCGGTTCCGCCCTTCTCGACCATCGTTTTCAAGAGTTGATGAAGGCTTACGGTCATCTCAAATCCCCCCGCCTAAAGGACCGACTCGCGGACCACCTCGTCGATCGTGGTGATGCCGTCTCGGATTTTCTGCAAACCCGACTGCCTCAATCCGATCATACCTTCCTCGAGGGCCTTGCGCCGCAACTCGACGGCTGACGCACCCGAAAGGATGAGTTCTCGGATGTCTTCGGTGATATTCATCACTTCGTAGATGCCTATCCGGCCGCGGTATCCGCGCTGGTTGCACTCCTCGCACCCACGGCCCCTATACAGCTCGATGGTGGGGGCCTCCTCCTCCGAAAAGCCGACGTTGAGAAGGGCTTGCAAGGGAACTTCCTCGACCTGCTTGCACTTGTCGCAAACCCGTCGGATCAGCCGCTGCGCCACTATCAGATTGACCGATGTCGCGACGAGGAACGGCTCGATGCCCATATTCATGAGTCGGTTGATGGTCGAAGGCGCATCATTGGTGTGCAGGGTCGAGAGCACGAGGTGACCGGTGAGAGCGGCCTTGATCGCGATCTCGGCGGTCTCGAAGTCGCGAATCTCGCCAACCAGGACGATGTTCGGATCCTGCCGCAGGAAGGATCGCAGGGCGGCAGCAAAGTTGAGTCCGATCGACTCCTTCATCTGAACCTGATTGATCCCGACGAGCTGGAACTCGACAGGATCCTCGGCGGTCATGATGTTGACCTCCGGACTGTTGATGCGCGAGATCGCCGAGTACAGGGTATTGGTCTTTCCCGATCCGGTCGGCCCGGTAACCAACACCATGCCGTAGGGCTGGAAAATCGCCTCCTCGAAAAACTTCAGGCTCGACTTCTCGAAACCGAGCTTGGTCATGTCGAGCATCAGGGAATCTTTGTCGAGCAGCCGCAGCACGATCTTTTCGCCATGCAGCGTCGGGAGGGTCGAAACGCGGAAGTCGAGCTCCTTGACCTTGCCCTGGAACTTCATCTTGAGCTTGATGCGTCCGTCCTGAGGCAGCCGTTTTTCCGCGATATCGAGCTTGGCAAGAATCTTGATGCGGGAACAGATAGCGTCCCGGAACTTCAACGGTGGGTTCATGATTTCGTAGA
Coding sequences:
- a CDS encoding PAS domain-containing protein translates to MQDRTAESGAVTAVTRPQLPSQKALRWLMGLRLVVISTLFFGILLIQANSEKILPLRNFYGLILFSYSLSLFYLILYARKISPRVQIWIQLLGDIAVVTGIVYFTGGPYSPFSFLYLTVIAVAAVMMRGGGLIFAGISAVAYGLLVDLMVFEVLPVPENLTGIQIAVPTSRVLIQLLTNIVGFVLVALLVSYLGESLRSAHSRLQEETERTKRFVALTDHVVRSVGAGIAATDLNGKLLHLNPAGARILNVSDSDTILDAVIEDVIILDEQDWALLKTRALDRSVMRLEGTAASNGLRLGMTIGPLADETGSVVGFIVTFQDLSEIKVEAEKQRMQERMAAVGEMAARMAHEIKNPLASISGSAQVLASAGSLDENNQRLLHILVDESRRLSGILDGFLEYTRSGAATFGPCNLGAMLRDCINLLERSDEQRDDQLLRLNVPDDLVLRGEEHLLRQVFWNLSRNALQAMPDGGELEISAFREGGRVVMKWRDTGVGMTEEIRRQAFEPFVTTRPGGTGLGLAVVYSAVAEHNGTISIDSSPGSGTTVTVELPLDKEAA
- a CDS encoding type II secretion system F family protein, with amino-acid sequence MPSYEWKGRDRNGTTQTGVLIGDSKEAVIAALRRQQIVVTTVKEKGKEIALPKFGGGVKSKDIAVFTRQFSVMIDAGLPLVQCLDILGQQQENKAFQKIILQVRQDVEGGSSLAEAMRKHPQAFDDLYVNMVAAGEAGGILDTILQRLATYIEKTVKLKSQVKSALVYPVSVITIAVIVVYVILWKVIPVFAALFEGLGGQLPFLTQVVVNISNFIGNFWWLIILVVVGGVFALRQYYQTDAGRYQIDKLLLKAPVIGILLRKISVARFCRTLGTLLSSGVAILESLEITARTAGNAVIEEALLQVRKEVEEGKTLAEPLTRSEQFPPMVCQMIGVGEQTGAMDTMLSKIADFYEDEVDAAVEGMMALIEPVIIAFLGVVIGTIVVAMYLPMFSLISQIG
- a CDS encoding type IV pilus twitching motility protein PilT gives rise to the protein MTVSLHQLLKTMVEKGGTDLHITTNSPPLIRVDGALVTLSHPPMSAVDTKKLAYSVLTDAQKHRFEENLELDISFGVKGLARFRANVFMQRGAVAGAFRRIPYEILGFRELGLPPSVEALCNKPRGLVLVTGPTGSGKSTTLAAMIDKINREKSHHILTIEDPVEYLHSHKKCMVNQRELHADTHSFPNALRSVLREDPDVVLIGEMRDLETIESALRIAETGHLTFATLHTNSAPQTINRIVDVFPEHQQSQIRAQLSFVLEGIICQSLLRRASGKGRCLCCEILIPSSAIRNLIREDKVHQIYSMMQAGQVKHGMQTFNQGLATLYHRRMISLQTALAYSSYPDELQDMINRGVGTTSPTPEARRARRS
- the pilB gene encoding type IV-A pilus assembly ATPase PilB, with the translated sequence MALKIGELLIKAKLINETQLAKALDAQRASGGRLGEHLVALEFVTEEDILDCLSQQYGVPSINLRHFDIDESIIRLIPADVARKYQFIPVSKTGATLTVAMTDPSNVFAMDDITFITGYRVEPVVASEDALREAIDKYYGTTHSIELKKVMEDLSTVEEAALEVLEEEEDIDIQDLEASADEAPVVRLVNLILTDALKRSASDIHIEPYEKSYRVRFRIDGVLYEIMNPPLKFRDAICSRIKILAKLDIAEKRLPQDGRIKLKMKFQGKVKELDFRVSTLPTLHGEKIVLRLLDKDSLMLDMTKLGFEKSSLKFFEEAIFQPYGMVLVTGPTGSGKTNTLYSAISRINSPEVNIMTAEDPVEFQLVGINQVQMKESIGLNFAAALRSFLRQDPNIVLVGEIRDFETAEIAIKAALTGHLVLSTLHTNDAPSTINRLMNMGIEPFLVATSVNLIVAQRLIRRVCDKCKQVEEVPLQALLNVGFSEEEAPTIELYRGRGCEECNQRGYRGRIGIYEVMNITEDIRELILSGASAVELRRKALEEGMIGLRQSGLQKIRDGITTIDEVVRESVL